From Natronorubrum halophilum, a single genomic window includes:
- a CDS encoding ABC transporter substrate-binding protein yields MAGCISTESPTDSPSSSGEMADSFAFWEMSGSWDHHMTQYKEETGVSINHTNMGYDEIIDRLQTRLLAGTDAPGVAMIEYSSLKQVADTGGLRDLTPWIQEAEIEKEFASSIWESVSSGEETYEIPYDINPTSLFYRNDVWEEHGVSDDIETWDQLIEEGKKLPDDVALLSVPSAALDLYWRMLYWQLGGQTFDGDGNLAFDNEKSLRVFELLNRLGEEGLTSDVTNWSQQWFSGFNSGSITGYCSGAWFNSTLQESVSDTSGKWRAMKLPAFEKGGPRASNRGGSGLCIPEQVDDDVARRTFDFALKTNANAEEMAWLFENVGNFSAYKPAYEEDVFDQEFEFFGGQKLGQLWIEQIENIPPHRFTVDTPTVMDIINSELRKVVYGDTSPKDGLENAVKDAKKQTNRGVA; encoded by the coding sequence ATGGCAGGGTGTATTAGTACGGAATCGCCGACGGATTCCCCGAGCAGTTCCGGAGAGATGGCAGATTCCTTCGCGTTTTGGGAGATGAGCGGTAGCTGGGACCATCACATGACCCAGTACAAGGAGGAAACCGGCGTCTCGATCAATCACACGAACATGGGCTATGATGAAATCATCGACCGCCTTCAGACGCGACTTCTGGCGGGGACCGACGCGCCCGGCGTCGCCATGATTGAGTATTCGTCACTCAAGCAGGTTGCTGACACGGGCGGACTTCGAGACCTCACCCCATGGATCCAAGAGGCTGAGATCGAAAAGGAGTTCGCATCCTCGATCTGGGAGAGCGTCAGTAGCGGCGAAGAGACGTACGAGATACCGTACGATATCAATCCGACGAGTCTGTTCTACCGGAACGACGTCTGGGAGGAACATGGCGTCAGCGACGACATCGAGACGTGGGATCAGCTGATCGAGGAGGGAAAGAAGCTCCCGGACGACGTTGCGCTGCTTTCGGTCCCGTCCGCTGCACTGGACCTGTACTGGCGAATGCTTTACTGGCAGTTGGGGGGCCAAACGTTCGACGGCGACGGTAATCTCGCGTTCGATAACGAAAAATCCCTCAGAGTTTTCGAGTTGCTAAATCGTCTGGGGGAAGAAGGACTCACGAGCGACGTTACTAATTGGAGTCAACAGTGGTTTAGCGGATTCAACAGCGGGTCAATTACAGGGTACTGCTCGGGAGCGTGGTTCAACTCGACGCTCCAAGAGTCCGTGAGTGACACCTCCGGAAAGTGGAGGGCCATGAAGCTTCCCGCCTTCGAGAAAGGTGGGCCTCGAGCGAGCAACCGCGGCGGGTCCGGACTTTGTATCCCCGAGCAAGTCGACGACGACGTCGCTCGTCGAACGTTCGATTTTGCTTTGAAGACGAACGCCAATGCGGAGGAAATGGCGTGGCTCTTCGAGAACGTCGGGAATTTTAGCGCGTACAAACCCGCCTACGAGGAAGACGTGTTCGACCAAGAATTCGAGTTCTTCGGTGGACAGAAGCTCGGTCAGTTGTGGATCGAACAGATCGAAAATATCCCACCTCACCGCTTCACTGTGGATACCCCGACGGTTATGGACATCATCAATTCGGAACTACGAAAGGTGGTTTATGGCGACACCAGTCCGAAAGATGGACTCGAGAATGCGGTGAAGGATGCTAAGAAACAGACGAATCGAGGTGTTGCCTGA
- a CDS encoding carbohydrate ABC transporter permease: MHEKDLNEALWKFGGYGFVIGAVLFVMIPIYWLLIASTLPQTEILGNTGSFPRLLPGSHFFDNAQALAERQTVNYYQSVLNSIIVASLYTVLSLILCSMSGFAFAKYDFRFKELIFLAILGTLIIPINLLVIPLFLLVSNMGISNSFAAIILPWAAYPVGIFFMRQTMQSIPDSLLEAARMDGATEFQLYYRVALPAVKSGMAALAVILFLFQWNLFLWPLVVLQEDKFTIPVALTKIMSQQTPAYDQLMVAALIAIVPMLIVFIALQRHFVNGILAGAVKE; encoded by the coding sequence ATGCACGAAAAAGACCTGAACGAGGCGCTGTGGAAGTTCGGTGGCTACGGATTCGTTATCGGCGCAGTCCTGTTCGTAATGATTCCGATCTACTGGCTCCTCATCGCTTCGACGCTCCCACAGACCGAAATTCTCGGAAACACCGGGAGTTTCCCACGACTGCTTCCAGGATCGCATTTCTTCGACAACGCTCAAGCGCTGGCGGAGCGCCAGACTGTCAACTACTATCAGAGCGTACTGAACAGCATCATCGTGGCGAGTCTGTACACTGTGCTCTCGTTGATCCTCTGCTCGATGAGCGGATTCGCCTTCGCTAAATACGATTTCAGATTCAAAGAGCTGATCTTCTTGGCGATCCTCGGTACTCTCATCATCCCGATCAATCTGCTTGTGATTCCACTGTTCTTGCTGGTCTCGAACATGGGAATCTCGAACTCGTTTGCCGCGATTATCCTTCCGTGGGCAGCGTATCCGGTCGGAATCTTCTTCATGCGCCAAACGATGCAGTCTATACCGGATTCGCTGTTGGAAGCCGCCCGAATGGACGGGGCCACGGAATTTCAGCTCTACTACCGGGTCGCTCTCCCAGCGGTGAAATCCGGAATGGCGGCCCTGGCGGTGATCCTCTTCTTATTCCAGTGGAACCTCTTCCTCTGGCCGTTAGTGGTTCTCCAAGAGGACAAGTTCACGATCCCCGTCGCACTAACAAAGATCATGAGCCAACAGACGCCTGCGTACGATCAGCTGATGGTTGCGGCACTTATCGCTATCGTACCGATGCTCATCGTCTTTATCGCTCTGCAGCGTCACTTTGTAAATGGTATCCTCGCAGGAGCAGTCAAGGAGTGA
- a CDS encoding DUF2264 domain-containing protein, translating into MNPLKENPLRSRSDFERAVEQLYEPLVPHFSDGKARVRPTATGARFPPVSAELEGFARPLWGIVPLSVHSDFDHWSILRTGLVNGTDPTHEEYWGTADDYSQKHVEMAAIGLGLALTPENVWKPLSRNEREQLVTWLNQINEAELYDCNWLFFRVMVNLGLRSVGARHDWEFTQRSLDRLDSFYLSDGWYTDGPRDDQSPIDYYLPWAMHFYGLIYATLVGDEDPERAEAFRTRAEKFATHHIHWFDESGRAIPFGRSLTYRFAQASFWGGLAFAGVNPLPWGVVRGIWARNIRWWLRQPIFTDGGLLSVGYRYPTIKVSETYNSPNSPYWAMKAFFPLALEPNHPFWESAEEPLPELPDEIVQEEAGKVILRDDGHLFALSSAQDSVHGREKYTKFAYSTEFGFSVAGRMPGKGNAGHDSALALSLDGDLYKIPATATSMDCDGTTLRSRWKPWDGVTVDTWLAPALPWHVRVHRLQTDRPVYSEEGGFALNQLGDDNSAFDHDTRDATVVARYPNGLSGIVDLFGDRTPVVVDEEPNTNLNHPRTVVPTLRGSHQSGEHWLASGVMASPNSEKAWNEGFETRTDGDSVEIWNSAGKMVVQCSSNRP; encoded by the coding sequence GTGAATCCATTGAAAGAGAACCCGCTTCGATCTCGAAGCGACTTCGAACGGGCAGTAGAACAACTGTACGAACCTCTCGTCCCTCATTTCAGTGACGGAAAAGCGAGGGTCAGGCCGACGGCTACCGGCGCTCGTTTTCCCCCCGTATCGGCTGAGTTGGAAGGATTCGCCAGGCCGCTGTGGGGAATTGTTCCGCTGAGTGTCCACAGTGATTTCGATCACTGGTCGATTCTCCGGACCGGATTGGTCAACGGAACGGACCCGACCCACGAAGAGTACTGGGGAACGGCAGATGACTACTCGCAGAAACACGTCGAAATGGCTGCGATCGGACTCGGACTCGCACTCACGCCGGAGAACGTGTGGAAGCCGTTATCCCGAAACGAACGGGAACAGTTAGTCACGTGGTTGAACCAGATAAACGAGGCCGAACTCTACGACTGCAACTGGCTCTTCTTTCGGGTGATGGTGAACCTAGGGCTTCGCTCGGTCGGTGCACGGCACGACTGGGAGTTCACCCAACGTTCACTCGATCGACTCGATTCGTTTTATCTCTCCGACGGGTGGTACACTGACGGGCCGAGAGACGACCAGAGTCCGATCGACTACTACCTCCCGTGGGCGATGCACTTCTACGGATTGATCTACGCCACATTGGTCGGTGATGAAGACCCGGAGAGAGCGGAAGCGTTCCGTACTCGAGCTGAGAAGTTCGCTACCCACCACATACATTGGTTCGACGAGAGCGGTCGCGCGATCCCGTTCGGTCGAAGTCTGACTTACCGCTTCGCGCAAGCCTCGTTCTGGGGCGGACTTGCCTTCGCCGGGGTGAACCCACTTCCGTGGGGTGTCGTCCGGGGAATCTGGGCGCGTAATATTCGGTGGTGGCTCAGGCAACCGATATTCACTGACGGTGGGCTCCTCTCTGTCGGGTACCGATACCCGACAATAAAGGTCTCGGAGACGTACAACTCCCCGAACTCCCCGTACTGGGCGATGAAGGCGTTCTTCCCGCTCGCACTCGAACCGAACCACCCGTTCTGGGAATCGGCAGAGGAGCCACTCCCGGAACTTCCGGACGAGATCGTTCAAGAGGAGGCTGGAAAGGTCATTCTTCGCGACGACGGCCACCTGTTCGCTCTTTCGTCGGCTCAGGACAGCGTTCACGGCCGAGAAAAATATACGAAATTCGCCTACTCGACGGAGTTCGGGTTTTCAGTCGCCGGGCGAATGCCGGGTAAAGGGAACGCAGGTCACGACAGTGCCCTTGCGCTAAGCCTCGATGGGGACTTGTATAAGATCCCGGCTACGGCGACCAGTATGGATTGTGATGGGACTACGTTACGATCACGATGGAAGCCCTGGGATGGCGTCACTGTCGATACCTGGCTCGCTCCAGCACTCCCCTGGCATGTGCGCGTACACAGATTGCAGACCGACCGACCGGTCTACAGCGAGGAGGGTGGATTCGCGCTCAACCAGTTGGGTGACGACAACTCGGCGTTCGACCACGACACTCGAGATGCGACCGTCGTTGCCAGGTACCCCAACGGCCTGAGCGGCATCGTTGATCTGTTCGGGGACCGCACTCCGGTCGTTGTCGATGAAGAACCGAACACGAACCTCAACCATCCACGAACCGTCGTTCCCACGTTGCGAGGTTCCCACCAGTCTGGAGAGCACTGGCTCGCATCAGGTGTGATGGCGTCTCCCAACAGCGAGAAAGCCTGGAACGAGGGATTCGAGACGAGAACCGACGGGGACAGTGTCGAAATCTGGAACTCGGCCGGTAAGATGGTTGTCCAATGCTCGTCGAATCGCCCGTAA
- a CDS encoding Gfo/Idh/MocA family protein, translating into MRYKAGIIGTGGIAGMGILGMHDVEDIGNKKIDASHAGGYDSTEEIELVAVADVDEEKLATFGDAWDIPPSQQYVGHDAMLANEDLDVVSVCTPSYLHYEHTVDAALSAANPEIIWCEKPIASQVSEAEEMVEVCEQTDTELLINHSFRFTDKLQRLYDLIHEENILGDVKSVSTQYRMELMRNSTHVLDTLVYLLDARAEQVNGHITGENEAIDSLDAAKEVVDAGGGGHVVMDDGSFVTVDCTIPREMSSMTFNFIGTNGKLYMNNDDGVWQYWSLENGEHVEQPLPGIEGSWTWEDDYRRSFANAAAHVQDILNGEEVNYSPGIKAVRSLEIIVGFYLSHYTDSSVDIPLPQPLREIPITSW; encoded by the coding sequence ATGAGGTACAAAGCAGGCATCATCGGAACAGGAGGCATCGCCGGAATGGGAATCCTCGGAATGCACGACGTGGAGGACATCGGGAACAAAAAGATCGACGCGAGCCATGCCGGGGGCTACGACAGTACCGAAGAGATAGAACTCGTCGCTGTCGCGGACGTCGACGAAGAGAAACTCGCCACGTTCGGGGATGCATGGGATATACCGCCGAGTCAACAGTATGTCGGTCACGACGCGATGCTCGCGAACGAGGATCTGGACGTGGTTTCGGTCTGTACGCCTTCTTATCTCCACTACGAACACACGGTCGACGCGGCACTCTCGGCGGCGAATCCAGAGATCATCTGGTGTGAGAAACCCATCGCCTCACAGGTGAGCGAAGCAGAGGAGATGGTCGAGGTTTGCGAGCAGACCGACACAGAGCTACTCATCAACCATTCTTTCCGTTTCACAGACAAGCTCCAGCGGCTGTATGACCTCATCCATGAGGAAAACATCTTAGGCGACGTGAAGTCCGTGAGCACGCAGTACAGGATGGAGTTGATGCGAAACTCGACTCACGTACTAGATACACTCGTGTACCTCCTCGATGCGCGGGCCGAACAGGTAAATGGCCACATTACCGGCGAGAACGAAGCAATCGACTCTCTCGACGCGGCAAAGGAAGTTGTCGATGCCGGTGGTGGAGGACACGTCGTGATGGATGACGGCTCGTTCGTGACCGTCGACTGTACCATTCCGCGGGAGATGTCCTCAATGACATTTAATTTCATCGGAACTAACGGAAAACTGTACATGAATAACGATGACGGGGTGTGGCAGTACTGGTCGCTCGAGAACGGAGAACACGTGGAACAACCGCTGCCCGGCATTGAAGGTTCATGGACGTGGGAGGACGATTACAGGAGATCGTTCGCCAACGCAGCGGCCCACGTGCAGGACATATTGAACGGTGAGGAGGTGAACTATTCACCGGGAATCAAAGCCGTCCGATCCCTGGAGATCATCGTCGGGTTCTATCTCTCCCACTACACCGACTCGTCAGTCGACATTCCACTCCCCCAACCCCTTCGCGAGATCCCAATTACGTCTTGGTGA
- a CDS encoding aldo/keto reductase gives MSLPAIGLGTWQNTDYDTCVETVRTALEEGYRHIDTAQYYGNEEAVGEGVVAADVPREEVFVGSKVHAEMFGLAYDEVIEGLEVTLDRLGLEYLDLLYVHWPVGNYDASETMPAFDELVDRGLIKHVGVCNFSTELLEEAIDYLESPLFAHQVETHPLLQQDDLVAHAQERGYNHVAYSPLARGNVFDLPEVVAIADKHDASPPQVSLAWLLARDNVSVIPKATSEAHIRDNLEAVDLELDSKDIERIQNIERTERYIERDGAPWLDE, from the coding sequence ATGAGTTTACCTGCAATAGGACTTGGAACTTGGCAGAACACAGACTATGACACGTGCGTCGAAACCGTGCGAACAGCTCTGGAGGAGGGATATCGTCACATCGACACCGCACAGTACTACGGCAACGAAGAAGCAGTCGGCGAAGGCGTTGTTGCGGCGGACGTTCCCCGCGAGGAGGTGTTCGTCGGTTCGAAGGTACACGCCGAGATGTTCGGTCTCGCGTACGACGAGGTCATCGAAGGGTTGGAAGTGACCCTCGACAGGCTCGGATTAGAATATCTGGACCTACTGTACGTTCACTGGCCGGTCGGGAACTACGACGCATCGGAGACGATGCCAGCGTTCGACGAACTCGTCGACCGGGGACTGATCAAACACGTGGGGGTCTGTAATTTCAGCACCGAACTACTCGAGGAGGCCATCGATTATCTCGAATCCCCCTTGTTCGCTCATCAAGTGGAAACCCATCCCCTACTTCAACAGGACGACCTCGTCGCTCACGCCCAGGAACGGGGGTACAACCACGTCGCCTACTCCCCTCTTGCGCGCGGAAACGTCTTCGACCTCCCCGAGGTAGTAGCCATCGCAGACAAACACGATGCCAGCCCGCCCCAGGTCAGTCTCGCATGGTTACTCGCGCGCGACAACGTCAGCGTCATACCGAAAGCGACGAGTGAAGCGCATATCAGAGACAATCTCGAAGCCGTCGATCTGGAACTCGATAGCAAGGACATCGAACGAATCCAGAACATCGAACGAACTGAGCGGTACATCGAGAGGGACGGCGCTCCGTGGCTAGATGAGTAA
- the tnpA gene encoding IS200/IS605 family transposase, giving the protein MREKRSNHTVYNVNYHFVWCPKYRHAILEPIEESLKSSFHDVCDEYGYKILSLHISPDHVHLFLSAHPKHAPSEIVRTVKSITAREMWEQHESFLEEYLWGGGFSEQSYYIGTAGTVSTETIEQYIERTEHV; this is encoded by the coding sequence ATGAGGGAGAAGCGGTCGAATCACACAGTGTACAACGTGAACTACCACTTCGTGTGGTGCCCGAAGTACCGACACGCGATTCTCGAACCAATCGAAGAATCACTAAAATCGAGTTTTCATGACGTGTGCGACGAGTATGGCTACAAGATACTGTCGTTGCACATCTCACCCGACCACGTACATCTGTTCCTCTCGGCTCACCCGAAACACGCGCCAAGTGAGATTGTACGGACGGTCAAGAGTATCACGGCACGAGAGATGTGGGAACAGCACGAGTCGTTCTTGGAGGAGTACCTGTGGGGTGGTGGATTCTCGGAGCAGTCGTACTACATTGGAACAGCGGGAACAGTCTCAACGGAGACGATTGAACAGTATATCGAGCGAACAGAACACGTCTAA
- a CDS encoding DUF2080 family transposase-associated protein, with translation MANRFEIDGEEVLDGEVKPFGNSSHVTVPKRWRGADVKVVRTSEPTEQDEE, from the coding sequence ATGGCGAACCGCTTTGAAATCGACGGCGAGGAGGTTCTCGACGGTGAGGTCAAACCGTTCGGGAACAGCTCCCACGTCACCGTCCCCAAACGCTGGCGGGGAGCCGACGTGAAGGTCGTCCGAACCTCCGAACCCACTGAACAAGACGAAGAATGA
- a CDS encoding acyltransferase, producing the protein MTSYDIHRDRVISHLPWREIPESMEAVQTEWQTFLRDEYDLSIGDNVFISEEAVVDLPNGRIGDGTIIASGAIVRGDVTIGANCSVNPYVNIAGKVTVGDGVRIASTASLWGENHVFADPDTPIHQQGNRYEGIEVGDDVWIGAGAVVLDGTAMGSHSVIGAGAVVTSDVPEYAIVVGNPGTIVGYRGESNGPDSDSDLRDRLSQFGEMVAEQVSNVISTHQRSAPDGNLPDHPDSTPVRALCDAVEIAGMFDETPPGWNRTELIEELQDLQDPDTGLLPNSGENPSKDHDPTTLPPEWRPYHILSVGYALEVLGETFEHRIFAVDNLSPEDLYEHLEELPWETNAWGCGAWIDHYATGLYFNHRYFASDRSPASVFGWLETSIDPDTGLWGKPTADEGWLQPVNGFYRATRGTYAQYGLEVPFPEATIDTVLRHGRDSTHFREGPRNACNTLDVVHPLWLCGQQTDYRRDEIEKWARIQLDQVLDHWRNGQGFAFELTDEPATLQGTEMWLSVVYLLAELCGMSGELGYKPRGVHRTDVGFDLYRQ; encoded by the coding sequence ATGACATCGTATGACATCCACCGGGACAGAGTGATCTCCCACCTTCCGTGGCGAGAGATACCGGAGTCGATGGAAGCGGTACAGACTGAATGGCAGACGTTTCTACGTGACGAGTATGATCTGTCCATCGGTGACAACGTGTTCATCTCCGAGGAGGCAGTCGTCGACCTCCCGAACGGACGTATCGGTGATGGCACCATCATCGCCAGCGGCGCGATCGTTCGAGGGGACGTCACCATCGGAGCAAATTGTTCGGTGAACCCATACGTGAACATCGCAGGCAAGGTTACGGTCGGCGATGGCGTCCGCATCGCCTCCACGGCCAGCCTCTGGGGAGAAAATCACGTGTTTGCAGATCCCGACACCCCGATACACCAACAAGGGAACCGATACGAGGGTATCGAGGTCGGAGACGACGTGTGGATTGGTGCGGGCGCGGTCGTCCTCGACGGGACGGCGATGGGGTCACACAGTGTCATTGGTGCAGGAGCCGTCGTCACCTCCGACGTCCCCGAGTATGCGATCGTCGTCGGCAATCCGGGCACGATTGTCGGTTATCGGGGCGAGAGCAACGGACCCGACTCCGATTCTGATCTCCGTGATCGCCTGTCCCAGTTCGGCGAGATGGTAGCCGAACAGGTTTCTAACGTAATATCCACCCACCAACGCAGTGCTCCAGACGGAAACCTCCCCGATCACCCCGATTCGACGCCCGTTCGCGCCCTGTGCGATGCCGTGGAAATCGCAGGCATGTTCGACGAAACTCCACCAGGATGGAACCGCACAGAATTGATAGAAGAATTACAGGACCTTCAAGACCCGGATACCGGGCTGTTACCGAATTCAGGTGAGAACCCCTCGAAAGACCACGACCCGACTACACTCCCACCGGAGTGGAGACCGTATCACATCCTCTCGGTGGGGTACGCACTCGAAGTCCTCGGTGAGACGTTTGAACACCGAATATTTGCCGTCGACAACCTCTCGCCCGAGGACCTGTACGAGCACCTCGAAGAACTCCCGTGGGAAACCAACGCGTGGGGCTGTGGGGCTTGGATAGATCATTACGCAACTGGACTCTACTTCAACCACCGATACTTCGCCAGTGATCGTTCGCCTGCATCGGTGTTCGGCTGGCTCGAAACCTCGATAGACCCGGATACCGGCCTCTGGGGCAAACCCACCGCAGATGAAGGATGGCTTCAACCAGTGAACGGCTTCTATCGAGCGACAAGGGGCACGTACGCTCAGTACGGCCTAGAGGTACCTTTCCCGGAGGCTACGATCGACACCGTGCTGCGTCACGGACGCGATTCGACCCACTTTCGGGAGGGTCCAAGGAACGCGTGTAATACCCTAGACGTCGTTCACCCGTTGTGGCTGTGCGGACAACAGACGGACTACCGACGCGACGAAATCGAGAAGTGGGCTCGGATCCAGCTTGATCAGGTACTAGATCACTGGCGCAATGGCCAGGGGTTCGCGTTCGAACTCACCGACGAACCGGCCACGTTGCAGGGGACAGAAATGTGGCTCAGTGTGGTTTATCTTCTTGCAGAACTCTGTGGAATGAGCGGCGAACTCGGATACAAACCCAGGGGAGTCCATAGGACGGACGTCGGGTTCGATCTCTATCGGCAGTAA
- a CDS encoding ABC transporter ATP-binding protein yields the protein MTEIKIDGLKKTYDTKNNEIVAVDDLDLEIKDGEFIVFVGPSGCGKSTTLRCIAGLESITEGKVQFDGQVVNNLRSRDRDVAMVFQNYALYPHMTVEQNMSFGLKLSSKLSSEEINSRVTDTAEMMGIDDLLSKKPGELSGGQQQRVALGRSIVREPGVFLMDEPLSNLDAKLRAGMRTEIQELQNDLDVTTIYVTHDQTEAMAMGDRIAVLSDGILQQIDVPEELYRNPINEFVADFIGSPSINLFDVEIEGQNLIGPGEFTYKMSTSGVGDHQRLRMGIRPEDVEINDAGSELAVSVVEKMGNENFIYGQIGEKEVVARTDASIRPEPDDRVGIHFEEESVYLFDDQTGESIKTKTDEISPTQAQI from the coding sequence ATGACAGAAATAAAAATTGACGGACTGAAGAAGACGTACGACACCAAAAACAACGAGATCGTTGCAGTCGACGACCTTGATCTGGAAATAAAGGACGGAGAGTTCATCGTATTCGTCGGCCCCTCCGGATGTGGGAAGTCAACCACACTCCGGTGTATCGCTGGCTTGGAGAGTATTACCGAAGGAAAGGTGCAATTCGACGGTCAGGTAGTCAACAACCTTCGCTCCCGTGACCGGGACGTCGCGATGGTTTTCCAGAACTACGCTCTGTATCCGCACATGACCGTCGAACAGAACATGAGTTTCGGTCTCAAACTTTCTTCAAAACTATCGAGTGAAGAGATCAATTCACGTGTGACCGACACTGCGGAGATGATGGGAATCGATGACCTGTTGTCGAAAAAGCCGGGGGAGTTGTCTGGCGGCCAGCAACAGCGCGTAGCCCTGGGTCGCTCGATCGTTCGTGAACCGGGAGTGTTCCTCATGGACGAACCATTGTCGAATCTGGACGCCAAGCTTCGGGCGGGGATGCGAACCGAAATTCAGGAACTTCAGAACGATCTGGATGTTACGACGATATACGTCACGCACGATCAAACCGAAGCGATGGCAATGGGTGATCGAATCGCTGTACTTAGCGACGGGATTCTACAACAGATCGATGTCCCGGAGGAGCTCTATAGAAACCCAATCAACGAGTTCGTTGCGGACTTCATTGGGAGCCCTAGCATAAACCTCTTCGATGTGGAAATCGAGGGACAAAACCTTATCGGGCCTGGAGAGTTCACCTACAAGATGTCCACCTCTGGAGTGGGTGATCATCAACGACTTCGCATGGGTATCCGACCTGAGGATGTCGAAATTAATGACGCAGGGAGTGAACTGGCTGTGAGCGTCGTAGAAAAAATGGGGAATGAGAACTTCATCTATGGGCAAATCGGAGAGAAAGAGGTCGTCGCTCGTACAGACGCATCTATTCGACCTGAACCTGATGATCGGGTTGGGATCCACTTCGAGGAGGAGTCGGTATATCTCTTCGACGATCAGACTGGGGAGTCAATAAAAACGAAAACCGACGAGATTAGCCCCACTCAGGCTCAGATATAG
- a CDS encoding carbohydrate ABC transporter permease — MFPSISNTPLVLLSPMLVLFALFLAFPVIFTIFLAFFEFQGISTDSLLVVDLGIVYFTVPEVVNLEYVGLQNFERMLTDNVLHQALFNTVYLFAVLIPTMVIIPLTLAIALNSSLIRFRNTFRSLLLIPTAANTIAYAVVFIAIVAEGGLADSLFVLIGIDPIAWLRNGFWSRNLIAFMSVWRWTGYNMIIFLAGLQTIPESLYEAAEIDGATRLQKFRYVTVPQLKPVLLFIVITSTISIFKKFAEPQLLITSGAPLKETRTIVYYIYQVAFQNLELGYGSALTVLLVAIVTTVSLIQFRVAD, encoded by the coding sequence GTGTTCCCATCGATTTCGAACACGCCACTGGTGCTGTTGAGCCCGATGCTCGTGCTTTTCGCTTTATTCTTGGCATTTCCCGTCATATTCACTATATTTCTAGCATTTTTTGAATTCCAAGGTATCTCTACGGATTCGTTACTGGTGGTAGACCTGGGTATTGTCTACTTCACCGTTCCTGAAGTGGTGAATCTGGAGTACGTCGGACTGCAGAATTTCGAGCGAATGCTGACTGACAACGTCCTACACCAAGCACTGTTTAACACGGTGTATTTGTTCGCAGTGCTGATTCCGACGATGGTGATCATTCCGCTCACCTTAGCGATCGCGTTGAACTCGTCGCTGATACGGTTTAGGAACACGTTTCGGAGTCTCCTGCTCATCCCGACAGCCGCGAACACGATCGCCTACGCTGTCGTTTTCATCGCAATCGTCGCCGAAGGAGGGCTGGCGGACAGCCTCTTTGTACTCATCGGAATCGATCCGATCGCGTGGCTCCGGAACGGGTTCTGGTCCAGAAATCTAATAGCGTTCATGTCTGTCTGGAGATGGACCGGATACAATATGATTATCTTCCTCGCTGGACTGCAGACGATTCCCGAATCGCTCTATGAAGCGGCGGAGATCGACGGAGCGACGCGGCTCCAGAAATTTCGCTACGTGACGGTGCCACAGCTGAAGCCGGTACTGCTGTTCATCGTCATCACGAGCACGATCTCCATCTTCAAGAAGTTCGCAGAGCCACAGCTGCTGATCACCTCCGGTGCACCCCTTAAAGAGACTCGAACGATCGTCTACTACATCTATCAGGTTGCGTTCCAGAACCTTGAGCTGGGGTACGGCTCTGCCCTGACCGTTCTACTCGTCGCGATTGTTACGACTGTGTCCCTGATCCAATTCCGGGTGGCTGATTAA